One segment of Terriglobales bacterium DNA contains the following:
- a CDS encoding biopolymer transporter ExbD, whose protein sequence is MSFNLGAGGRPAAEMNVTPLIDVLLVLLIIFMIITPMDPHGLLTEVPQQKGNDAQAYAPIVLQLKQEKSGPPSIAINQQPLAWKDLGNRLIEIYKSRADRVLFVKGDPDVEFDYVAQVIDTAYGVNVRRVGLIP, encoded by the coding sequence ATGAGTTTCAATTTGGGAGCAGGCGGTCGTCCTGCAGCGGAGATGAACGTTACACCTTTGATCGATGTTTTGCTCGTTCTGCTGATTATCTTCATGATCATTACGCCCATGGATCCGCATGGTCTGCTCACGGAGGTTCCTCAGCAGAAAGGCAATGACGCTCAGGCCTACGCTCCCATCGTGTTGCAGCTCAAACAGGAAAAGAGCGGCCCTCCTTCCATAGCGATCAACCAGCAGCCACTCGCCTGGAAGGATCTTGGAAATCGCCTGATTGAGATCTACAAATCCCGCGCGGATCGTGTGCTGTTCGTCAAAGGCGATCCCGATGTGGAATTCGATTACGTGGCCCAGGTGATCGACACGGCGTATGGCGTGAACGTCCGCCGAGTTGGGCTGATTCCTTAG